Genomic window (Ruminococcus flavefaciens AE3010):
AGCGGGGCTGATGCCCAGGTATCTGCACTTCTTAAGAATTGGTTCTTTCTGTACTGCCATATTATTACACCTCCAATTTGATCAGACACGACGTCTCTTAGGCGGACGGCAGCCATTGTGCGGGATAGGTGTTACGTCCTTGATCATTCTAACCTCAAGGCCTACGGTCTGAAGTGCTCTGATAGCTGCTTCACGGCCTGCACCGGGTCCCTTTACGTATACTTCAACATTCTTGAGGCCGTGCTCCATAGCTGCCTTTGCAGCTGTCTCAGCAGCTGTCTGAGCTGCGAAAGGAGTGGACTTCTTTGAGCCTCTGAAGCCGAGTTCGCCAGCGCTTGCCCAAGAGATAGCGTTTCCGGCTGTATCTGTGATCGTAACGATCGTGTTATTGAAAGTGGACTGGATATGAACAGCGCCGCTCTCGATATTCTTACGTTCTCTACGTCTTCTGACAGTAGTAACTTTTTTACCCTTCTGCTGTGCCAAAGCTCATGACCTCCTTACTTCTTCTTGTTAGCGATAGTCTTTACAGGGCCCTTGCGGGTTCTTGCGTTTGTCTTTGTTCTCTGACCTCTTACGGGGAGACCCTTACGGTGACGAACGCCTCTGTAGCAGCCTATTTCAACAAGTCTCTTGATGTTAAGAGCAACTTCACGGCGGAGGTCACCCTCAACTGTGTAATGCTCATCGATATAGTCACGAAGCTTAGCTACATCCTCTTCTGCGAGATCCTTAACTCTTACGTCAGGATTTACGCCTGTTGCTGCGAGGATATTTGTTGCAGTCTGACGACCGATTCCGTAGATATAAGTGAGACCGATTTCGATTCTCTTATTCTTTGGAAGGTCAACACCGGCTATTCTTGCCATATTAAAATTGCACCTCCATTAATGCGACGGGGATTAGCCCTGACGCTGCTTATGCTTTGGGTTTTCGCAGATAACCATGATTCTGCCTTTACGTTTAATAA
Coding sequences:
- the rpsK gene encoding 30S ribosomal protein S11 yields the protein MAQQKGKKVTTVRRRRERKNIESGAVHIQSTFNNTIVTITDTAGNAISWASAGELGFRGSKKSTPFAAQTAAETAAKAAMEHGLKNVEVYVKGPGAGREAAIRALQTVGLEVRMIKDVTPIPHNGCRPPKRRRV
- the rpsM gene encoding 30S ribosomal protein S13; translated protein: MARIAGVDLPKNKRIEIGLTYIYGIGRQTATNILAATGVNPDVRVKDLAEEDVAKLRDYIDEHYTVEGDLRREVALNIKRLVEIGCYRGVRHRKGLPVRGQRTKTNARTRKGPVKTIANKKK
- the rpmJ gene encoding 50S ribosomal protein L36; protein product: MKVRPSVKPICEKCKVIKRKGRIMVICENPKHKQRQG